The following coding sequences are from one Aliarcobacter skirrowii CCUG 10374 window:
- a CDS encoding META domain-containing protein, translated as MYHKIFKIRRNINKSSKYAFIKFDRDLKVFGNLGCNNFFARYKLDKNILHISKVGSTMMMCQNMETEQNL; from the coding sequence TTGTATCATAAGATTTTTAAGATAAGGAGAAATATAAATAAATCTTCAAAATATGCTTTTATAAAATTTGATAGAGATTTAAAAGTTTTTGGTAATTTAGGTTGTAATAATTTTTTTGCTAGATATAAATTAGATAAAAATATATTACATATTAGTAAAGTTGGAAGTACTATGATGATGTGTCAAAATATGGAAACTGAACAAAATTTATAA
- the rimO gene encoding 30S ribosomal protein S12 methylthiotransferase RimO, producing the protein MKFSEKKPTKKLHMVSLGCTKNLVDSEVMLGRLRDYEITDDAQNADLIIVNTCGFIDSAKEESLNTILNLHEDRKKESVLVMAGCLSQRYQGELQKELPEIDIFTGVGDYDKIDKLVNEKRSSFSNEVFLASDEDERVITGSSFHAFVKLSEGCNQTCSFCAIPSFKGKLHSRTLESLVKEVTNLVKKGFKDFSFVSQDSSSYLRDLGFNDGLEKLIDVVEKIDGVKTARILYLYPSTTTFNLIDKIASSKVFVNYFDMPLQHISQNMLKIMKRGKGAEKLRELMEYMRSKPNSFVRTTFIAGHPGESEEDFEELCEFVENFGFDRSNVFSYSDEEGTTAQTRADKIAQELIDERAEILGEIISNTTLKSLKNDIGKTFEVYISGESDEHEYLLSARKTIWAPEIDGEIYINDNENEEKIVFGDIYEVLITDIAGDKLLAKIIKKV; encoded by the coding sequence ATGAAATTTAGTGAAAAAAAACCTACAAAAAAGCTTCATATGGTAAGCCTTGGTTGTACAAAAAATCTTGTAGATAGTGAAGTAATGCTAGGTCGGCTTAGAGATTATGAAATAACAGATGATGCACAAAATGCCGATTTAATTATAGTAAATACATGTGGATTTATAGATAGTGCAAAAGAAGAGAGTTTAAATACAATTTTAAATCTACACGAAGATAGAAAAAAAGAGTCTGTTTTAGTTATGGCTGGATGTTTAAGCCAAAGATATCAAGGAGAACTTCAAAAAGAGTTACCTGAAATTGATATTTTTACAGGTGTTGGAGATTATGACAAAATTGATAAATTGGTAAATGAAAAAAGAAGTAGCTTTTCAAATGAGGTGTTTTTAGCAAGCGATGAGGATGAAAGAGTAATAACTGGATCATCTTTTCACGCTTTTGTAAAACTAAGCGAAGGTTGCAACCAAACATGTTCTTTTTGTGCAATTCCATCATTTAAAGGAAAACTTCACTCAAGAACTTTAGAATCACTTGTAAAAGAGGTAACAAATCTTGTTAAAAAAGGTTTTAAAGATTTCTCTTTTGTATCACAAGACTCATCATCATATTTAAGAGATTTAGGTTTTAATGATGGATTAGAGAAGTTAATTGATGTAGTTGAAAAAATAGATGGTGTTAAAACAGCTAGAATCTTATATCTATATCCAAGTACAACTACTTTTAATCTAATTGATAAAATTGCAAGCTCAAAAGTTTTTGTAAACTACTTTGACATGCCTCTTCAACACATATCACAAAATATGTTAAAGATTATGAAAAGAGGAAAAGGTGCAGAAAAATTAAGAGAACTTATGGAGTATATGAGATCAAAACCAAACTCATTTGTAAGAACTACATTTATTGCTGGACATCCTGGAGAGAGTGAAGAAGATTTTGAAGAGCTTTGTGAGTTTGTTGAAAACTTTGGATTTGATAGATCAAATGTATTTTCTTATTCAGATGAAGAGGGAACAACTGCGCAAACAAGAGCTGATAAGATAGCACAAGAGTTAATAGATGAAAGAGCTGAAATTTTAGGAGAAATTATCTCTAATACAACTTTAAAATCTTTAAAAAATGATATTGGTAAAACTTTTGAAGTGTATATAAGTGGTGAAAGTGATGAACATGAATATCTACTAAGTGCTAGAAAAACTATTTGGGCTCCTGAAATTGATGGGGAAATATATATAAATGATAATGAAAATGAAGAGAAAATTGTATTTGGTGATATTTATGAAGTTTTAATAACTGATATAGCTGGTGATAAATTACTAGCTAAAATAATTAAAAAAGTATGA
- the panC gene encoding pantoate--beta-alanine ligase, whose translation MQIVKTVEELKNIRKNLNGKIGFVPTMGALHDGHISLIKNARDNNDIVIVSIFVNPTQFLKGEDLDKYPRKEEADIKICQMCKVDYLFMPNIETMYEDDEVLIKAPQNSYVLEGFTRPGHFDGVLQVVLKLFNLTQPTNAYFGKKDAQQLTLIQQMVKNLFLPINIVPCDIVRENSGLALSSRNVYLTPEQKEEALKISKSIYMAGNLIAKGERDSKIIKDKIYEVLNGLDVEYVKVVDRNFNEIEIIEQSNTIILVVVRFGSIRLLDNIWM comes from the coding sequence TTGCAAATAGTTAAAACTGTTGAAGAGCTGAAAAATATTAGAAAAAACTTAAATGGAAAAATTGGATTTGTTCCAACAATGGGTGCTTTACACGATGGACATATCTCTTTAATAAAAAATGCAAGAGATAATAACGATATAGTTATAGTATCCATTTTTGTAAATCCTACACAATTTTTAAAAGGTGAAGATTTAGATAAATATCCAAGGAAAGAGGAAGCTGATATCAAAATTTGCCAAATGTGTAAAGTTGATTATCTTTTTATGCCAAATATTGAAACTATGTATGAAGATGATGAAGTTTTAATTAAAGCTCCACAAAATAGTTATGTCTTAGAAGGATTTACAAGACCTGGACATTTTGATGGGGTTTTACAAGTAGTATTAAAACTATTCAATTTAACTCAACCTACAAATGCATATTTTGGCAAAAAAGATGCTCAGCAATTAACACTAATTCAACAGATGGTAAAAAATCTATTCTTACCTATAAATATAGTTCCTTGCGATATTGTAAGAGAAAATAGTGGATTAGCTCTTAGTTCTAGAAATGTATATTTAACTCCTGAACAAAAAGAGGAAGCTCTTAAAATTTCAAAATCTATTTATATGGCTGGAAACTTAATTGCAAAAGGAGAGCGAGATTCTAAAATAATAAAAGATAAAATTTATGAAGTTTTAAATGGTCTTGATGTTGAATATGTAAAAGTTGTTGATAGAAATTTTAATGAAATAGAGATAATTGAACAATCAAATACAATTATTTTAGTAGTTGTAAGATTTGGAAGTATCAGACTTCTTGATAATATTTGGATGTGA
- a CDS encoding flagellar basal body L-ring protein FlgH, whose protein sequence is MIKYFLYAFIPFIFLSCSAVSKPEIEFTKPELQVARENPKPKRNKGSLYSVQGSSLFADKKDLQIGDIIQVKISEGLQQKSDNKRELTSNRQNDFGGGMFTAMGGNTLGGTVGSATDKFNANLGVNFGTQSNDSDKGKVKTEVKENFDTDISAIIEEVYQNGNYFIRGTKEILLDGQKQEIIITGVIRPYDITPENSISSGQVANLKLLYKKDGVEADVLTTPWGTRIIRAIWPF, encoded by the coding sequence GTAGCGCTGTTTCAAAACCAGAAATAGAGTTCACAAAACCTGAACTTCAAGTAGCAAGAGAGAATCCAAAACCTAAAAGAAATAAGGGATCTTTATATTCAGTTCAAGGAAGTTCACTATTTGCTGATAAAAAAGATTTACAAATTGGAGATATTATTCAAGTAAAGATAAGCGAAGGTCTTCAACAAAAAAGTGATAATAAAAGAGAGTTAACAAGCAATAGACAAAATGATTTTGGTGGAGGAATGTTTACAGCAATGGGTGGAAATACTCTTGGTGGAACAGTGGGAAGTGCAACTGATAAATTTAATGCAAATTTAGGTGTAAATTTTGGTACTCAAAGTAATGATAGTGATAAGGGAAAAGTTAAAACTGAAGTAAAAGAGAATTTTGATACAGATATTTCAGCAATCATAGAAGAGGTTTATCAAAATGGAAATTATTTTATAAGAGGAACAAAAGAGATTTTGCTTGATGGTCAAAAACAAGAGATAATAATAACAGGAGTTATAAGACCTTATGATATAACTCCTGAAAACTCTATAAGCTCTGGACAAGTTGCAAATCTAAAGCTTTTATACAAAAAAGATGGTGTAGAAGCAGATGTTTTAACGACTCCTTGGGGAACAAGAATTATAAGAGCAATTTGGCCATTTTAA
- the fliD gene encoding flagellar filament capping protein FliD, with product MAEGILGLGQGQAGALNNDMLEKLKAVDRKATVEPIEKKLEKFDLEREAITNISTKVEDLLSAIKLFSLNQTTSVNAFNQKSASVMGDGVVFDSDDLSSLKTGSMRVQVQKLAQKDVWQSNPPISGSKTDTVNAGIITINGTNIDTSTMSYTKLTEEINKISGVQASLVEDSAGNFRLSIKSTETGSANKINFTGSDTSALEHFGFDKTANNVLQAQDMQLKADGVDYSSSSNTVTIDGLKITATKETGDSTINIENDTSSLATQMKDFADKYNDLRAAIENEIYSSESSIDNKGALRDILANIKNELFGSGAGSSSIFSFGFSLDEKNGNLLFNQKDFENSTKNGTADLEALFAGTPDKKGIATSIDEVISISGVKKSLIDYEINMISREETLKKDKEAAEKTLESRYATMAQQFASYGVIINQMEASFSGLKMMIQQSIASK from the coding sequence ATGGCTGAAGGAATTTTAGGATTAGGACAAGGACAAGCAGGAGCATTAAATAATGATATGCTTGAAAAATTAAAAGCTGTTGATAGAAAAGCAACAGTTGAACCAATTGAAAAAAAATTAGAGAAATTTGATTTAGAGCGAGAAGCTATAACAAATATATCTACAAAAGTTGAAGATCTTTTATCTGCCATTAAATTGTTCTCTTTAAATCAAACAACTTCTGTTAATGCTTTTAATCAAAAGAGTGCAAGTGTAATGGGAGATGGGGTTGTTTTTGATTCAGATGATTTAAGTTCATTAAAAACTGGAAGTATGAGAGTTCAAGTACAAAAATTAGCGCAAAAAGATGTTTGGCAATCAAATCCTCCAATAAGTGGTTCAAAAACTGATACTGTAAATGCTGGAATAATTACAATAAATGGTACAAACATTGATACAAGTACAATGTCATATACAAAGTTAACTGAAGAGATAAATAAAATAAGTGGAGTACAAGCATCTTTAGTAGAAGATTCTGCTGGAAATTTTAGATTATCAATAAAAAGTACTGAAACTGGATCTGCAAATAAAATAAATTTTACCGGCTCAGATACTAGTGCATTAGAACATTTTGGATTTGATAAAACAGCTAATAATGTATTACAAGCTCAAGATATGCAATTAAAAGCAGATGGAGTTGATTATTCATCTAGTTCAAATACAGTTACAATTGATGGATTAAAAATAACAGCTACAAAAGAAACTGGTGATTCAACAATAAATATTGAGAATGATACTTCATCTTTGGCTACACAAATGAAAGATTTTGCAGATAAATATAATGATTTAAGAGCTGCAATTGAAAATGAGATTTATAGTAGTGAATCTAGTATTGATAACAAAGGTGCTTTAAGAGATATATTAGCAAATATTAAAAATGAACTATTTGGTTCAGGAGCTGGTTCAAGCTCAATATTTAGTTTTGGATTCTCTCTTGATGAAAAAAATGGAAATCTACTTTTTAATCAAAAAGATTTCGAAAATTCAACAAAAAATGGAACAGCTGATTTAGAAGCACTTTTTGCAGGAACTCCTGATAAAAAAGGTATAGCAACATCTATTGATGAGGTAATTAGTATTAGTGGTGTTAAAAAAAGTTTGATTGATTATGAAATAAATATGATTTCAAGAGAAGAGACTCTTAAAAAAGATAAAGAGGCTGCTGAAAAAACTCTTGAAAGTAGGTATGCAACAATGGCACAGCAGTTTGCATCTTATGGAGTTATTATAAATCAAATGGAAGCATCGTTTTCAGGTTTAAAAATGATGATACAACAATCAATTGCTTCAAAATAG
- a CDS encoding FlgK family flagellar hook-associated protein, whose product MFSTLYVSQSGLNASKYGIENVGNNQANANTPGYKKRVADLSEVRINGVHLTGQGVSFDGISRTTSQYMYDKFLNENTKVSYYDKLSNMLGGVEKIFTETDTSGFSISLNKYFQSVENLRTNPNSEVYKNHMQTQGVAIVEDLKNLYSSVEKQAVIEKQELKTDAKEVNSILKEIADINSKISKYSGSVNDLLDKRDHLESKLVQFVDADISRDSGFYEIKIGGVVALSNDVFEKEINVSDIHEKQIDRFNYIKQNSDGSTTVYDSLKYNSDFTPKAPYGVDDVVTYKLNNEFSVSVRIGETILGNWDGDPNGVPTAMVVTNDNITRAFMVKINQDENMSKLVTAYNGEYVKDENGKSVPMYPNSDNYLRIESNIDGLAGEFEGRFSVERKAGADITAREVIYNNDKTSQNAVSDTILTIYEDKLELKSGSMKAQIENLASSNPNNKFQSYLDKLDSIAQTLSDTYSAYIRVGSEDYIYGKDASDAYNNPPFPQNGGDIINLNLFSGSSVKDLKFNTNQVNYLNQQNVDYLATLQWKSDISFNGGAQDPNNDNSTSFVEFYRTLKVGLSTSKEEAAYSFEVQDSIAQNLGEAYNKVVKVDSDEQMLDLMRFQASFSANAQVITAVDSMIQTLLGMKR is encoded by the coding sequence ATGTTTTCAACATTATATGTTTCTCAATCTGGACTTAATGCTTCAAAATATGGTATTGAGAATGTTGGTAATAATCAAGCTAATGCAAATACTCCTGGTTATAAAAAAAGAGTTGCTGATTTAAGTGAAGTTAGAATTAATGGAGTTCATTTAACAGGGCAAGGTGTTAGTTTTGATGGAATAAGTAGAACAACATCTCAATATATGTATGATAAATTTTTAAATGAAAATACAAAAGTAAGTTATTATGATAAATTATCTAATATGCTTGGTGGAGTAGAAAAAATCTTTACTGAAACAGATACTAGTGGATTTTCAATAAGTTTGAATAAATATTTTCAATCTGTTGAAAATTTAAGAACAAATCCTAATTCTGAAGTTTATAAAAACCATATGCAGACTCAAGGAGTTGCAATTGTTGAAGATTTAAAAAATTTATATTCAAGTGTTGAAAAACAAGCTGTAATTGAGAAGCAAGAGTTAAAAACAGATGCTAAAGAGGTAAATTCTATTTTAAAAGAGATAGCTGATATAAATAGTAAAATATCAAAATACTCAGGCTCTGTGAATGATTTGTTAGACAAAAGAGATCACCTTGAATCAAAATTAGTACAATTTGTTGATGCAGATATAAGTAGAGATTCTGGATTTTATGAGATAAAAATAGGTGGAGTTGTAGCACTTAGTAATGATGTATTTGAAAAAGAGATTAATGTAAGCGATATTCACGAAAAACAAATAGATAGATTTAATTATATAAAACAAAATAGTGATGGTTCAACTACTGTTTATGACTCTTTAAAATATAATTCTGATTTTACTCCTAAAGCACCTTATGGTGTAGATGATGTTGTAACTTATAAGTTAAATAATGAATTTTCAGTTAGTGTTAGAATTGGTGAAACTATTTTAGGAAATTGGGATGGTGATCCAAACGGTGTTCCAACTGCAATGGTTGTTACAAATGATAATATAACTAGAGCATTTATGGTGAAGATAAATCAAGATGAAAATATGAGTAAACTAGTAACAGCATATAATGGTGAATATGTAAAAGATGAAAATGGAAAAAGTGTTCCAATGTATCCAAACAGTGATAATTATCTAAGGATTGAATCAAATATTGATGGACTTGCAGGAGAGTTTGAAGGAAGATTTAGTGTAGAGAGAAAAGCAGGTGCCGATATAACTGCTAGAGAGGTAATTTATAATAACGATAAAACTAGTCAAAATGCTGTTAGTGATACAATTTTAACTATTTATGAAGATAAACTAGAGTTAAAAAGTGGAAGTATGAAAGCTCAAATTGAAAATTTAGCAAGTTCAAATCCAAATAATAAATTCCAAAGTTATTTAGATAAACTTGACTCAATAGCGCAAACTTTATCTGATACTTATTCAGCATATATAAGAGTTGGAAGTGAAGATTATATTTATGGTAAAGATGCTTCTGATGCTTATAATAATCCACCATTTCCACAAAATGGTGGAGATATTATAAACTTAAATCTATTTAGTGGAAGCAGTGTAAAAGATTTAAAATTTAACACTAACCAAGTTAATTATCTAAATCAACAAAATGTTGACTATCTTGCTACTTTACAATGGAAAAGTGATATATCTTTTAATGGTGGAGCTCAAGATCCAAATAATGATAACTCTACATCATTTGTTGAGTTTTATAGAACGTTAAAAGTTGGATTATCAACAAGCAAAGAAGAAGCTGCTTACTCTTTTGAAGTTCAAGATTCAATAGCTCAAAATTTAGGAGAAGCTTATAACAAAGTTGTAAAGGTTGATAGTGATGAGCAGATGCTTGATTTAATGAGATTTCAAGCCTCTTTTAGTGCAAATGCACAAGTAATTACTGCAGTTGATAGTATGATACAAACTCTTCTTGGTATGAAGAGATAA
- the tilS gene encoding tRNA lysidine(34) synthetase TilS, protein MNLDFSEIKSSKNLLAFSAGIDSTALFFLLLNSNISFDIAIVDYNIREQSKEEVAHAKNLAKKFNKKIYKKDIFLENLSNFEKQARDIRYNFFEEIIKKNSYDFLITAHQLNDKFEWFLMQLSKGAGLIELLGMSEIEDKEFYKIYRPLLNFSKDELISYLENKNIKYFVDESNIDEKYKRNYFRNSFSNSFLKEFKEGVKSSFNFLHNDLNSLNIDFYPIKKIEELEIFKNQNDNNLNLRVIDKSLKKRGILLSSLQREEIIKQKELTIAHKINIAITENYIFIAPKIKINMPKDFKEKCRVKKLPKNIREYIFIKNIDFKDLVF, encoded by the coding sequence ATGAATTTAGATTTTTCAGAAATTAAAAGTAGTAAAAATCTTCTTGCATTTTCTGCAGGAATTGATTCTACTGCACTTTTTTTTCTTCTTTTGAACTCAAATATATCTTTTGATATTGCTATTGTTGATTACAATATAAGAGAGCAATCAAAAGAGGAAGTTGCACACGCAAAAAACTTAGCAAAAAAGTTTAATAAAAAAATATATAAAAAAGATATATTTTTAGAAAATTTATCAAATTTTGAAAAACAAGCTAGAGATATAAGATACAATTTTTTTGAAGAGATTATTAAAAAAAACTCTTATGATTTTCTAATCACAGCTCATCAATTAAATGATAAATTTGAGTGGTTTTTGATGCAGCTATCAAAGGGGGCTGGATTAATTGAACTTTTAGGAATGAGTGAAATTGAAGATAAAGAATTTTATAAAATCTATAGACCTCTATTAAATTTCTCAAAAGATGAGTTAATATCTTATCTTGAAAATAAAAATATAAAATATTTTGTAGATGAATCAAATATAGATGAAAAATATAAAAGAAACTACTTTAGAAACAGTTTTTCAAACTCTTTTTTAAAAGAGTTCAAAGAGGGTGTAAAAAGTAGTTTTAACTTTTTACATAATGATTTAAACTCACTAAATATAGATTTTTATCCAATTAAAAAAATTGAAGAATTAGAAATTTTTAAAAACCAAAATGATAACAATTTAAATTTAAGAGTTATTGATAAATCTTTAAAAAAAAGAGGTATTTTACTATCATCTTTACAAAGAGAGGAGATAATAAAACAAAAAGAGCTTACAATAGCCCATAAAATAAATATTGCTATTACAGAAAATTATATTTTTATAGCTCCAAAAATAAAAATAAATATGCCAAAAGATTTTAAAGAAAAATGTAGAGTTAAAAAGTTACCAAAAAATATTAGAGAGTATATTTTTATTAAAAATATAGATTTTAAAGATTTAGTTTTTTAA
- the fliS gene encoding flagellar export chaperone FliS translates to MGIELYNQQNAVTDDPYALVLKLYEGIIKYLSFAKSAINDGDIEKKFTYINKSIAIFDELRNVLDFDGGEVAYYLDGLYLYQIETLFSAGVDDNINKINQVIKVVQGMIDAWKEETGL, encoded by the coding sequence ATGGGGATTGAATTATATAATCAACAAAATGCTGTAACAGATGATCCATATGCACTTGTATTAAAGCTGTATGAAGGAATAATAAAATATTTATCATTTGCAAAAAGTGCTATAAATGATGGAGATATTGAGAAAAAATTTACATATATAAATAAATCTATTGCAATTTTTGATGAACTTAGAAATGTACTTGATTTTGATGGTGGTGAGGTTGCTTACTACTTAGATGGATTATATTTATACCAAATAGAGACGCTATTTAGTGCTGGAGTTGATGATAATATAAATAAAATCAATCAAGTTATAAAAGTTGTTCAAGGAATGATTGACGCATGGAAAGAAGAGACTGGTCTTTAA
- a CDS encoding ABC transporter permease, whose protein sequence is MNLFLKKLLYIIIMLFIISLISFIAINLAPNSFFASGELNPNITPEAIEELKKIYGLDKPLYIQFFSWVYSILQLDFGISFSSGSTVKDEILSRIPITLTINIISMILVFLISLYLGIKAAMKKESIFDRFTKQLSLLSFSMPSFYLALILVLIFSIQFELFPIAGLHSVPNDGSLNYYLDFAWHLVLPIFIIVFGGIGSLILYIRALTIEILKSDYIFFAKARGLDNKKILRYYILPNLYPPVITLLGLSLPGVIGGSVILETIFSIDGMGLLFYQSALSHDYPVIMGILIIGAFLTLIGNMIADLVLLKLNPNYNEK, encoded by the coding sequence ATGAATCTATTTTTAAAAAAATTATTATACATTATTATTATGCTATTTATTATTAGCCTAATCTCATTTATTGCAATAAATTTAGCTCCTAACTCATTTTTTGCAAGTGGTGAGCTAAATCCAAATATAACACCTGAAGCAATTGAAGAGTTGAAAAAAATTTATGGCTTGGATAAACCACTATATATTCAATTTTTTTCGTGGGTTTACTCAATTTTACAACTAGATTTTGGAATATCTTTTTCAAGTGGATCTACTGTAAAAGATGAGATTTTAAGCAGAATTCCAATTACTTTAACAATAAACATAATCTCTATGATTTTAGTATTTTTAATAAGTTTATATCTTGGAATAAAAGCTGCTATGAAAAAAGAGTCAATTTTTGATAGGTTTACAAAACAGCTATCACTTTTAAGTTTTTCAATGCCATCTTTTTATTTAGCACTTATTTTAGTTTTAATTTTTTCTATACAATTTGAACTTTTTCCAATAGCTGGACTTCATAGTGTACCAAATGATGGGAGTTTAAATTACTATTTAGATTTTGCTTGGCATTTAGTATTACCTATTTTTATAATAGTTTTTGGTGGAATTGGAAGTTTGATTTTATATATAAGAGCATTAACTATTGAAATTTTAAAAAGTGATTATATATTTTTTGCTAAAGCTAGAGGATTAGATAATAAAAAAATCTTAAGATACTATATTTTACCAAACTTATATCCACCTGTAATAACTCTTCTGGGGCTATCTCTTCCAGGAGTTATTGGTGGAAGTGTAATTTTAGAGACAATATTTTCAATAGATGGAATGGGATTGCTATTTTATCAAAGTGCTTTAAGCCATGATTATCCAGTAATTATGGGAATACTTATAATTGGAGCATTTCTAACACTTATTGGAAATATGATTGCTGATTTAGTATTATTAAAACTAAATCCAAACTACAATGAAAAATAA